The stretch of DNA GAGTACGTCTATCTCATCAACTCCAAGAACCCTCGAAGAAACAGAGAGATTCCCCTTTAAGGCCTCCTTCACAGCGAATTCGAAGATATCAGCTGGTACATCTATTTCGGAAAGCCTTCCAAGAAAAATCCCCTTCAGAACCTTCAGGTCCTTCTCCTTCCAGTTCTTTCTTCTGAGAAGACTGAGAAAATCCTGCCTTGCCTCGAGGAATATCTCCTTCACCTGCATATCTCCATCTCGTCCCCTTCTTTGACAGAGAGCACTTTGCTCGCGTATCCCATGTTCATCGCCACTTCGAGAAAGCCGGCGCTGTCCGGGTGAACAAGGAGTTCCCCGATCCCCACGTCCCCAAAGGCTCTGGCAACGGTTGCTCCGTGCTCTTTCCCTTTCACCCTCACCTTCACCACGTCATCGAAGTCCACCTCAAGTTTCATGAACATCTCGAAGGGAACGTTCGTTGAAACGTTTCCGAAAGTATCCACAACGGCAACTTCACCCACCACTCTATCCTCTTCGAGAGTGGGCTTTTTCATTTTCAGCGCTTCGTAAGAGAGAAGTCGTTCTCCCACCTTTTCCATCGGAAGGCCCATGTCGAGGTGCGCCGCGACGGGAGCGAAGATGTCCCGCCCGTGAAAGGTGAAAGAAGGCTCCTTCCTGTAGAAGAGTTCTTTGTTCTCTATCTCCCTGATCTCGGAGACTCCGTACTCTTCCGCCACAACCGTTAGAACACCGTTGTCGGGAGCTACGAAGAAAAGATCGTTCTTCGTCTTCATGACGATCGCCTTTCTTGCTGTTCCCACACCGTAATCGACAACAACGAGGAACACCGTGAAGGGAGGAAAGTCCAGAGACGCCCTGTAAAGCACATGAGCAGCCTTTCTCACGTTGAAGGGTTCTATCTCGTGTGTGATGTCGATGATTTCAGCAGCTGGGTTTATTCTTTTGATCACCGCCTTTGCAACTCCCACGTAGTGACTTTTCAATCCCCAGTCTGTGATGAATCCTATCATCCTCTTTCCCCCCGGTTATTTTTTGAATTGTTTTATTGTTTTGTGGTATTATTATAACGTGATCATCCATTCATGTCCCGCCCGAGCCCGCCGGGCCGTGGGGAAAGAGAAAGGGGAGGTTTTCCCTCCCCTTTCTCGCTGATCCCTCGAGTTCTCACTCGACCGGTTCGAAGTCCTCTTTCGAGGCACCACAGAGTGGACAGACCCAGTCATCTGGAAGTTCCTCGAAAGGTGTTCCGGGTTCGATCCCGCTGTCCGGATCCCCCTTCTCCGGGTCATATATGTAACCACAGAGAGTACACCTGTACTTCTTCATGGACTCACCTCACTCTTCAACGGCGATCCTTTTGCTGCTTTCCCAAAGACCATGTATGTTGCAGTGGGCCAGGGCAATGATGGTACCTGTTCTGTTCAATTTTACCACGGTTGTGACGATGGGTTCCGTGTAGGCAAATCCTGTGTTCGGTCCCTGAATGGACTCTCCGTGTGCGTTGAACTCGTACCTTCCCACCTCGTAAACGTAGGGGTCACCGTCTGGCTGGAAAAAGATCTCGATCCACCTGATGTGATGCTCTGTTGTATTGGGATGGGGAATTTCTTTCCCCACAGTGACGGTGATCTGAACCGCCTCTCCTTTCTTCACCTTCTCGGGTGCCTCTATGACCGGAACGTGCTTTTCCTTCTTGAAATCTTCCGTCTTGATGAAATCAGAGAGTTTCATGTTATCCCTCCTTTAAACTGAGAACTCCCTGTAGGCGCTCTTCGGTGCTCCACAAACGGGACATTTCTCTGGCGGCTCTCCCTCCACCGTATGTCCGCAAACGGGACAGATGTAGATCCTCTCTGCAGGATAGTCTTCTCCTTTTTCAACGAGTTCCTTTGCTTTCCTGTACATCTCCGCATGGATCTTTTCAGCTTCCCAGGCAAATTTGGTGCTTCTTTCTGCCCCCTTTTCCTGCTGGAACTGGGCGACCGTGTTGTAAACGGGGTACATCTCCTCGATCTCGAAGGTCTCACCGTCGATACACTGCTGAACGTTCTCTGCCATCTCCCTGGAGATCCTGCCAAGTTCCCTGTAGTGATTCTTCGCATGAACGAATTCGGCGTAAGCGATTGCCCTGAGGAGATTTGCAAGTTTCTTCAGTCCCCTCCGTTCTGCTTCGTCTGCAAAGATCAGATACTTCATGTGAGCCATGCTCTCTCCTGCAAAGGCATCCTCGAGAAATTTCTTCGTCATATCTCTCATCCTTCCACCTCCCGATACTTCAGTTAATCCACTGTCATTTTACCACGTGATTATGGATTGTAATGATTTTGATTTTTTACTTTAACGCGTCTCTTCGCCCGATCTTAGTCCTTTCAAAATGTTATCCATATTCCTTTTTGACCCTGTTTTCCCTTCGCCCTTCAAATTAACTTTACCGTAACCTCGACAACACAAAATTAACCTTGACAGTGAAGAGGGGGTGTGTATAATAATGTCTGTGATACTGAACAAATTTGTCGACTATAGTGGTCAAAGGGGTTGGGAATTTTGTGAGGATCGGTGAGAAACTCAAAAAACTCAGACTCTCTAGGGGTCTCACTCAAGAGGAACTTGCAGAGCGAACGGATCTTTCAAGAAGCTTTATCTCACAGCTCGAGTCGGACAAGACATCACCCTCCATAGATACACTCGAAAGAATACTTGAGGCACTGGGAACTGATCTGAAACACTTTTTCTCCGATTTCGAAGAGGAAAGGATCGTGTTCAAAAAAGAAGAGAGGGTACCCGTGTACGACGAACCCGAGGGTGTGAAGAGTGAGATTCTGATGAGCGGTGTTGAAGACAAGGAAATCGATCCACTACTCGTGACCCTGGAGCCCGGTGCACAAACAGAGGAAGAATCGTACCACGAAGGATCAGAGTTCGGCTTTGTGATACAGGGAAAAGTGGATCTCTACCTCGACGGTAAAAGGTACAGGTTGAAGGAAGGGGACTGCTTCTACTACAGGGCGGACAAGAAGCACTACGTGAAGAACCCAGGTAAGAAGAGGGCGGTGTTGCTCTGGATCATGATTGACTAAAACTCTCAGAGGGGAGGGATTCACATGAAGAGCCTGGGAAGGCACCTGGTGGCGGAGTTCTACGAATGTGACAGAGAAATTCTCGACAGCGTGCAGCTCATAGAGCAGGAGATGAAACAGGCAGCTTACAGAAGTGGAGCAACAATAGTCACATCAACATTTCACAGGTTCCTCCCCTATGGGGTGAGTGGTGTGGTGGTGATTTCCGAATCCCACCTAACCATTCACACCTGGCCGGAATACGGCTACGCTGCGGTCGATCTGTTCACCTGTGGAGAGGATGTCGACCCATGGAAGGCGTTCGACCACCTGAAAAAGGTACTCAAGGCAAAGAGGGTACATGTTGTGGAGCATGAGAGGGGCAGGTACGACGAGATAGGAATACCGGAGGACTCGCCACACAAAGCTGCTGTTTGAGGAGGTGAGAACGTTGAAGGAGCTAGAGAGAGAACTCCAGCCAAGGCAGCACCTGTGGTACTTTGAGTACTACACGGGAAACAACGTGGGCCTCTTCATGAAGATGAACCGCGTGATTTACTCCGGACAGAGCGACATACAGAGGATCGATATCTTCGAAAATCCTGACCTCGGTGTGGTCTTCGCGCTCGATGGCATCACGATGACAACGGAAAAAGACGAGTTCATGTACCATGAAATGCTCGCACACGTTCCCATGTTTCTCCATCCAAACCCGAAGAAGGTGCTCATCATCGGTGGTGGAGACGGAGGAACGCTCAGAGAGGTCCTCAAGCACGACAGTGTAGAAAAGGCCATTCTCTGTGAAGTCGATGGCCTCGTCATCGAAGCGGCAAGAAAGTACCTGAAACAGACCTCCTGTGGTTTTGACGATCCGAGAGCAGAGATCGTGATAGCAAACGGTGCGGAGTACGTGAGGAAGTTCAAGAACGAGTTTGACGTCATCATCATAGACTCCACGGATCCAACGGCGGGTCAGGGCGGGCACCTTTTCACCGAAGAGTTCTATCAGGCCTGCTACGACGCACTGAAAGAAGACGGTGTTTTCTCGGCCGAAACGGAAGATCCGTTCTACGACGTTGGATGGTTCAAACTCGCCTACAAAAGGATCAGCAAGGTCTTTCCGATCACAAGGGTTTACCTTGGTTTCATGACCACCTATCCCTCCGGAATGTGGTCCTACACCTTCGCTTCCAAGGGAATAGATCCGATAAAGGACTTCGATCCGGAGAAGGTGAGAAAGTTCAACAAAGAGCTGAAGTACTACAACGAAGAAGTCCACGTCGCGTCTTTTGCCCTCCCGAACTTCGTGAAGAAAGAGCTCGGACTGATGTGAGCCCCGCTCCGGCGGGGTTTTCTCTTTCTGGTATAATCTAATTAGTCCGAGCAAATTGAGGAGGTATAGTGTGAAGTTTTACATAAAGACCTTCGGCTGTCAGATGAACGAGAACGACTCGGAAGCGATGGCTGGCCTTCTTGTGAAAGAGGGATTCGTTCCCGCCTCGAGTCCTGAGGAGGCGGATGTGGTCATTGTAAACACCTGTGCGGTGAGGAGGAAGTCCGAGGAGAAGGCCTACAGTGAACTGGGGCAGATCCTGAAACTGAAAAAGAAAAGGAAACTCATCGTTGGTGTCGCAGGCTGTGTCGCGGAGAAGGAAAGAGAGAAGTTTCTGAAGAGAGGAGCAGATTTCGTTCTGGGGACCCGTGCAGTTCCAAGAGTGACAGAGGTGGTGAAACGAGCCATTCATGGAGAAAAGGTAGCCCTCTTCGAAGATCACCTGGACGAGTACAACCACGAGCTTCCGAGAATGCGAGCAAGCAAGCACCATGCGTGGGTCACGATCATCCACGGCTGCGACAGATTCTGTACTTACTGTATCGTCCCCTACACCCGGGGCAGGGAGAGAAGCAGACCGATGGTGGACATCCTGGAAGAAGTGAAGGAGCTTGCAGAACAGGGCTATCGTGAGATCACCTTCCTTGGCCAGAACGTGGACGCCTACGGTAAAGACCTGAAAGACGGCTCGTCCCTCGCGAAACTCCTCGAGGAAGCCTCGAAGATCGAGGGAATAGAGCGAATCTGGTTTCTCACATCGTATCCAACGGACTTCTCCGACGAGCTCATGGAGGTGATCGCAAAAAACCCGAAGGTGGCAAAGTCCGTTCACCTTCCGGTGCAGTCCGGAAGCAACAGAATTCTGAAGCTCATGAACAGAAGGTACACAAGGGAAGAGTACCTCGCCCTCCTCGAGAAGATCAGATCGAAGGTGCCAGAAGCCTCCATCAGCAGTGACATCATCGTGGGCTTTCCCACAGAAACGGAAGAAGACTTCATGGAGACGGTGGACCTTGTGGAAAAAGCCCGGTTCGAACGTCTCAACCTCGCGATCTATTCTCCGCGCGAGGGAACGGTGGCGTGGAGGTACTACAGGGACGATATACCGCACGAAGAGAAAGTAAAACGCATGCAGTTTCTCATGAGCCTGCAAAAGAGGATCAACAGGAAATTGAACGAGCGTTACAGGGGAAAAACGGTGCGCATCATCGTCGAAGCCCAGGCGAAGAACGGGCTCTTCTACGGTCGCGATATCAGAAACAAGATCATTGCCTTCGAGGGTGAGGAGTGGATGATAGGACGTTTCGCCGATGTGAAAGTGGAAAAGATCACGGCAGGGCCTCTCTACGGAAAGGTGGTCTGGGTTGAAAAGGTTCCTTCTTCCGTTCCTTCTTCTGAGTGAAGTTCTTCTTTCACAGGTTTGTTTCAGCACGGTGGACGATCTTTCTTTCCTTGTCATCTCACACTTGAAGTCTGCGAGCGACGTTACAATCGTCGCTTACTCGATCGATCCGGAGTATCTTGGCCTGAAAAGCCCAGAGATGGTCGTGGAAGTTCCCGTCGAAGGCGCCTTTGTGCACATATCAGAGGGACTTCTCCACTCGAAGTTCATCGTCCTCGACCACGAAACGGTGATCTTCGGCTCTGCGAATTTCAACAGATCCAGCCTCGAAGAACACCTGAACAACCTCATCGTGTTCCACTCAGAAGAAATAGCAAGTTTCTTTGAGAATATCTACGACTGGCTCGTCTTCGGGAAAAAGCCCCAGGCTCAGCTTAAAACAAAAGAAGGAAAGTTCTTCCTCATACCGGTCGTTGACGGAGAAAAGATCGTTCTCGATGCCCTCTGGAAGGCAAAAAGATACGTTCTTCTCTGCAGCTACGCCTTCACAGACGAAGACGTCTTTGCCACACTGAAGTTCCTCTCCTCTCGGGGAGTGGAGATCTACATCATCACGGACGAGTGGTTCGAGTCTTCAAGGCTCAGGGATTTTCCGCTTGGAACCTTCCATGTCCTCGAGGTGAAAGAGCCCCTCATGCACCACAAGTTTCTCGTTGTCGATGGAAAGTACCTGATCACAGGTTCTGCCAACTTCACGGAGAGTGGATTTCACAGGAATGTGGAAGTGATGTTCGAAACGAGTAACAGAGAATACGTAGAATCTTTCGTGGAAGAATTCGACAGAATCTGGAGGGGATACTTTGTACAGGGTGTTCGTTTTTGACCTGGACGGAACGCTCCTCAACGACAACCTGGAGATATCAGAAAAGGACAGAAAAACCGTTGAAAAGCTCACCAGAAACTGCACCGTTGTTTTTGCAAGCGGAAGGATGCTCGTCTCCACGCTGAACGTGGAGAGAAAGTACTTCAAAAGGACCTTTCCCACGATCGCCTACAACGGTGCGATGGTCTACCTTCCAGAAGAAGGGGTGATTCTGAACGAGAAGATCCCACCCGAAGTGGCAAAAAATATCGTGGAGTACATAAGACAGCTGAGCGTTCACTGGCAGGCGTACATAGACGACGTGCTCTACTCCGAAAAGAACAACGAAGAGATAAAAAGCTACGCGAGACACTCGAGTGTGGACTACCGCGTTGAACCGAATCTTTTCGATCTTGTCTCAAAGATGGGAACGACAAAGCTCCTTCTCATCGATACCCCGGAAAGACTCGACGAACTGAAAGAGATCCTTTCAGAAAGATTCAGGAATGTTAAAGTCTTCAAGTCCTTTCCTACGTACCTTGAGATCGTCCCAGAGAACGTGGATAAGGGAAAAGCACTGAGGTTTTTGAGAGAGAAAATGGGCTGGAAAAAGGAAGAGATCGTTGTTTTCGGTGACAACGAGAACGACCTGTTCATGTTCGAAGAGGCTGGCCTTCGTGTGGCGATGGGAAACGCCATAGAGAAGGTGAAGGAGGCATCGGACATTGTCACGCTCACTAACAACGATTCTGGTGTGTCTCACGTTCTTGAGCGTATTTCCACAGATTGTCTTGATGAGTAAGATCCCGGAGCACGCCAGTGGCCCTGTGGCAGTGAACGTTCCTCTCCAGAATGTCCTGAAAGATGTTTCTCTCCTGTGTCTTGGAAGCTCTGGAAACCTGATTCTCTCAAAAGATGTGGGGATCGCCGTAGGAAAGATCCTGAAAGAAAGAGGAGTTTCTTACTACATCTTCGGCAGTTTCGATGTTCTGAAAAGAACAGATCCTGATCCCCTCTCGAAAGTCTCCACCTCTCCCTACATTACCGCACAGGTCCTTTCTCTTCTTGCAGAAGGGCTCTCCATAGCTGGTGTTGTTCCTGTCTTCAACGCAACAGGTCTCGTCAACGATCAGGTTGTTACCGCTCTCATCACAAGAAAGGCCACCTACCCTGTGATGGTGGAAAACATGGAAAAGTACGAGTACCTGAAAAGACTCGGCTACACCACAACGTTTGTTATAGACACGAAAGGGAATATTCTTGTTGGAAGGCCAGTAAAATTTTCCTGGGCCTATGAAGAGGGGATAGACTACGAAACGCTCAGAAGGAAAGTGCTGGAAAGCTCCATAGTTCTTCTGGACAAAGATACAAAGAAAATCAGTGTGAACGATCCGTGGGGTGGTGGGGTGCTCGTCTTCTCGGATGAAGAGTGGCTCTTGAAGATCGCACAGGACGTGTTG from Thermotoga sp. encodes:
- a CDS encoding cupin domain-containing protein; its protein translation is MRIGEKLKKLRLSRGLTQEELAERTDLSRSFISQLESDKTSPSIDTLERILEALGTDLKHFFSDFEEERIVFKKEERVPVYDEPEGVKSEILMSGVEDKEIDPLLVTLEPGAQTEEESYHEGSEFGFVIQGKVDLYLDGKRYRLKEGDCFYYRADKKHYVKNPGKKRAVLLWIMID
- the speE gene encoding polyamine aminopropyltransferase — protein: MKELERELQPRQHLWYFEYYTGNNVGLFMKMNRVIYSGQSDIQRIDIFENPDLGVVFALDGITMTTEKDEFMYHEMLAHVPMFLHPNPKKVLIIGGGDGGTLREVLKHDSVEKAILCEVDGLVIEAARKYLKQTSCGFDDPRAEIVIANGAEYVRKFKNEFDVIIIDSTDPTAGQGGHLFTEEFYQACYDALKEDGVFSAETEDPFYDVGWFKLAYKRISKVFPITRVYLGFMTTYPSGMWSYTFASKGIDPIKDFDPEKVRKFNKELKYYNEEVHVASFALPNFVKKELGLM
- the rd gene encoding rubredoxin; amino-acid sequence: MKKYRCTLCGYIYDPEKGDPDSGIEPGTPFEELPDDWVCPLCGASKEDFEPVE
- a CDS encoding rubrerythrin family protein: MRDMTKKFLEDAFAGESMAHMKYLIFADEAERRGLKKLANLLRAIAYAEFVHAKNHYRELGRISREMAENVQQCIDGETFEIEEMYPVYNTVAQFQQEKGAERSTKFAWEAEKIHAEMYRKAKELVEKGEDYPAERIYICPVCGHTVEGEPPEKCPVCGAPKSAYREFSV
- the speD gene encoding adenosylmethionine decarboxylase; protein product: MKSLGRHLVAEFYECDREILDSVQLIEQEMKQAAYRSGATIVTSTFHRFLPYGVSGVVVISESHLTIHTWPEYGYAAVDLFTCGEDVDPWKAFDHLKKVLKAKRVHVVEHERGRYDEIGIPEDSPHKAAV
- a CDS encoding Cof-type HAD-IIB family hydrolase, with product MYRVFVFDLDGTLLNDNLEISEKDRKTVEKLTRNCTVVFASGRMLVSTLNVERKYFKRTFPTIAYNGAMVYLPEEGVILNEKIPPEVAKNIVEYIRQLSVHWQAYIDDVLYSEKNNEEIKSYARHSSVDYRVEPNLFDLVSKMGTTKLLLIDTPERLDELKEILSERFRNVKVFKSFPTYLEIVPENVDKGKALRFLREKMGWKKEEIVVFGDNENDLFMFEEAGLRVAMGNAIEKVKEASDIVTLTNNDSGVSHVLERISTDCLDE
- the miaB gene encoding tRNA (N6-isopentenyl adenosine(37)-C2)-methylthiotransferase MiaB; the protein is MKFYIKTFGCQMNENDSEAMAGLLVKEGFVPASSPEEADVVIVNTCAVRRKSEEKAYSELGQILKLKKKRKLIVGVAGCVAEKEREKFLKRGADFVLGTRAVPRVTEVVKRAIHGEKVALFEDHLDEYNHELPRMRASKHHAWVTIIHGCDRFCTYCIVPYTRGRERSRPMVDILEEVKELAEQGYREITFLGQNVDAYGKDLKDGSSLAKLLEEASKIEGIERIWFLTSYPTDFSDELMEVIAKNPKVAKSVHLPVQSGSNRILKLMNRRYTREEYLALLEKIRSKVPEASISSDIIVGFPTETEEDFMETVDLVEKARFERLNLAIYSPREGTVAWRYYRDDIPHEEKVKRMQFLMSLQKRINRKLNERYRGKTVRIIVEAQAKNGLFYGRDIRNKIIAFEGEEWMIGRFADVKVEKITAGPLYGKVVWVEKVPSSVPSSE
- a CDS encoding S-adenosyl-l-methionine hydroxide adenosyltransferase family protein produces the protein MIGFITDWGLKSHYVGVAKAVIKRINPAAEIIDITHEIEPFNVRKAAHVLYRASLDFPPFTVFLVVVDYGVGTARKAIVMKTKNDLFFVAPDNGVLTVVAEEYGVSEIREIENKELFYRKEPSFTFHGRDIFAPVAAHLDMGLPMEKVGERLLSYEALKMKKPTLEEDRVVGEVAVVDTFGNVSTNVPFEMFMKLEVDFDDVVKVRVKGKEHGATVARAFGDVGIGELLVHPDSAGFLEVAMNMGYASKVLSVKEGDEMEICR
- a CDS encoding phospholipase D-like domain-containing protein, producing the protein MKRFLLPFLLLSEVLLSQVCFSTVDDLSFLVISHLKSASDVTIVAYSIDPEYLGLKSPEMVVEVPVEGAFVHISEGLLHSKFIVLDHETVIFGSANFNRSSLEEHLNNLIVFHSEEIASFFENIYDWLVFGKKPQAQLKTKEGKFFLIPVVDGEKIVLDALWKAKRYVLLCSYAFTDEDVFATLKFLSSRGVEIYIITDEWFESSRLRDFPLGTFHVLEVKEPLMHHKFLVVDGKYLITGSANFTESGFHRNVEVMFETSNREYVESFVEEFDRIWRGYFVQGVRF
- a CDS encoding class II SORL domain-containing protein, whose product is MKLSDFIKTEDFKKEKHVPVIEAPEKVKKGEAVQITVTVGKEIPHPNTTEHHIRWIEIFFQPDGDPYVYEVGRYEFNAHGESIQGPNTGFAYTEPIVTTVVKLNRTGTIIALAHCNIHGLWESSKRIAVEE